The Saimiri boliviensis isolate mSaiBol1 chromosome 12, mSaiBol1.pri, whole genome shotgun sequence nucleotide sequence ACTGGCTTTCATTACTAACCAGAGGACAGCTTAGATACGTCACTcttgctgggcctcagtttccttatctttaacAGGATTGGACTGCCCAGTGGTCCTCGACGGTGGCACCTGGGGCACATtcagagcttgtgtgtgtatctgcCAGCCTTGAAGTATCTGTCTTCCTGGGATGGCAAGTTTATTAAAAACTTTGGAAGGACTCACCCTTTTTACAAGAAAGCAGTATATATCATTGTTCAGAATGCaaaatttatatgcattttagtTACAATAACTAACACTTGATAACATGTAATGAGTAACATTGCTGTGTGCCAAGTGTGCAAACTCTACATGAGCCTCACAATAACCTAACGGGATAttagtattcccattttatagatgaaaaatctGGGATAGGGGAAGTAAATAAGCCACCTGAAGACCTGTTATTAAGTAGCGATAAAAGATCTCCACTCCCTCTTTCCCCCATAAAAGATACGGACTCATTACAAGTTGCTTTAACATCTACCTCCAGAACCTTGGAGTTTCTTTAGTGTAGTCTGAACGACACAGGCCAAAATAATCTCCAAAGGCCAGCTCTGAcacttttaaatctattttagcTAAATCCGTTCACAAAAGGCTTGGTACATCCCGTGCCCCTGAAGGATGAAGGAGGTAGGGGAGGCCCTGCGAGGGCTCGAGGAATTTGATAGGTGGGTTTTCAGGCTTCTGGGTGTGCTTTCAAATGGGCAGAGGGCGTGAGGCTTCCGCCCCGGCCGTCACCTCCCCGCCCAGCTGTGGTGTTTGCTGCCGGCCTTGCCCGGCACTTCCTCGTTCCCGCGCCCCGGGCGCAGCTCCCTGTACCCAGCGCCGGCGCTCCTCAGACCGGAGGGGAGATGTCGCAAccgcctccctccctctttccccgcCTTGGCACTCAGTCGCCTCCCAGataagcactctctcagaccgcTGCTGGCCGCCGGGACCCAGGAATGTACTCTGAATGCTCGCGGGCTGCGGGCGACGCGCCCCTGCGCAGCCTGGAGAGAGCCAACCGCACCCGCTTCCCCTTCTTCTCCGACTTCAAGGGAGACCACTGGCTGGTGCTGACCGCGGTGGAGACAATCGTGCTGGCGATCATCTTTGTAGTGTCGCTGCTGGGCAACGTGTGTGCCCTGGTGCTAGTGGCGCGCCGGCGACGCCGTGGCGCGACCGCCTGCCTGATGCTCAACCTCTTCTGCGCGGACCTGCTCTTCATCAGCGCTATCCCGCTGGTGCTGGCCGTGCGCTGGACCAAGGCCTGGCGGCTGGGCCCCGTCGCCTGCCACCTGCTCTTCTACATGATGACCTTGAGCGGCAGCGTCACCATCCTCACGCTGGCCGCGGTCAGCCTGGAGCGCATGGTGTGCATCGTGCGCCTGCAGCGCGGCGTGCGGGGTCCTGGGCGGCTGGCGCGGGCAGTGCTGCTGGCGCTCATCTGGGGCTATTCGGCGCTCGCCGCTCTGCCCCTCTGCGTCTTCTTCCGAGTCCTCCAGCAGCGGCTTCCCGGCACCGACCAGGTGAGCGCCCCGCTGTGAGCGCCGGGCAGGTGTCCTGCGCGGGCTGGGAACTGGGGCCCGACGGAAGCTGGGATGAGGATGATCAACAATAGGCCATTTGTTGTACTTAATCGTTTTGCCAAACCTTGTGCCCAGCGCTGTGAAGTTTAATCTCCTAAACCTCACTACAACGCTGTGCACACGCCCTCTTAAATGCTCTAAGTAGACTCCCCCAAATTCTTGCAAAATGCAGTGACTATTGCGAGGTTAACGAGTAGTTTAGGAGCCAGATGGAACTTTGGGGATTCAGGGTGGCTAATCACATTGTATCGAATTATGATGCCTCGCCGTTATTATCACATCCATTTCACACAGAAGCATATATTTGCCCAGAGTATTTTACCCATAATTCGAGGAGGAGTTGAGCTCCTGTCCACAAGTTTCCGTGCGGGTTGGGTTATGGTCCTGCTTTGCAAGCGCGCAGGCAGCCGCCTGAGACCCAGGGACCCCAAACGCAATGCTGCCTCTAGGGGACTTGTGACGCAATTTCCTTCCAGGGTCTTCAGTTTTTCAGCTGGAAAACGGAAGGACTACACTAGACCTCCCAGGTGTCCTGGGAGCCTGAAACGTGCAGATTACAGAGGCTGGGCCGACAAGCTCTATTTTGCGTAGCAGGTTCACCGTTGTCATTATTAGGCCATAGGGGTGCGAGTGACCATGATCTGAATAAGGTTCTGCGGTTAGTGCAGGACATTGGTTCCCGTCGAGTCCCACGGTCCGGAATCCCGAACTCGGatcattttctcttgcctctttGCCCCGTGGTTGCAGGGTTCGCGCGCCGAGATCCACCTGGGAGAGCAGACCTAGACGCAGAGTCACGATGGAGGACAGTGGCTGTCGTCTGGCCATCTTTCCAGTGTGTTTGGTTCTCCGTGCCTCGTGGAGAGGGGTAGGGACAGGATTTAGGCCTGTATGCTCTGAGCTCAGTCTCCAGGAGCACCTGCCCATGGCTGGGTTCTTGGCCTCCCCTTCCGTACCGGGGTCACTggttttccacccctttaccccCTACCCTTCAGCTCCCTGCCCACCTAGGAGTGAGTATGGGGCACCCTGAGTAACCCTGGCACAAACAGAAATCACAGTCCCAAACAGAGACCTTCTTAGTGGTCAGAGAGGGGAGTAGAGAGGGAGAAATGACCTGTCACCAGGGGAAGGCTTGGTTATGGACATGCACACAGCCCACTGGGGACACCCCCTTGGTACGTGACCCTCCAGAACCTGGGACAGAGAGATGGAGTGTCTCTGGGAATTTCCCCAGACCAGTCTCTCACACAGCCCTTTTACTGGGGGGTAGGATGGATGGAGTCTGCATCCTGCATCCTgtgtgagtttttttaaaaacataaatcaaacTTAAACACTGTTTCTAATGATTGTGTGAAATACACTgctggttgtttgtttgtttatggcCTTGAGTGGCTAACAGACAGGAGCCTGTCAATTAGTCATTCTAATTAGTAATTAGTAGCAATTAGTCTTTACTGATAGTCAGGCCTGTGGCACTTGATCAAATAACATGTAAGCTTGTGGCCATGTCCACTCAAGTGCGACCCAGAGAAACCAGGATTGGCTGAGCTGGTGTGTACCATTTATAGGTAGACCAAGGATCTGGCCTAGTGGACAGGCTTGTTCTCAGCCCCTACACACCTCAGAATCAAGGTGGGCCACACAGATGCCTCTAAAAGCATGGTCAGTTGGGGGCTGAGGTTCTGCCAgcagtttctttgattttttaaaagttattctcttgctgaattataatatttctatatttatcacAGAACTTGAGGGATTTcgcctaattttctttcttaagggAGAAAATGCTGTTCTGGGAATTAAAGACCAGGTAGAATGTATCTCGAAGGTATCTTAAGTTTTCAGATATGTATGTTGTGCCTCTCCCTTTGTTCGGTGGTTTCCAGTATAATCCTAATTAATTGgcaaatgagattttaaaataaggctCTTGTCACTTCCCAGCCAAAGCCCAGACTAAAACTGTGTGCTGACAGGGACACAGGTGATTGTTTGGGTGAGAAGGCCTTGGCATCAGTGAGGCCTTCCGTGTCTTGGCCGCTTTGTGCTGCATGCCTGTTAGGGAACCTGGGTGTGGGGAGAGCTGTCTGCGGTGCTTCCAGGTGGCCACAATTGTGTTGGCTGGGTACACAGACCCTCCTCATTTTAATAATGAAACAATTCTTTGGTTTCAAGAGCCTTTGGAGAGGGATTTGGGCAAAGGCACTGGGAGAGAATGAGCCTGCCATGTGCACTGGGGGCCAAGTAAGTTAGTTACCCACAGAAAGCCTACTCATAGAAATTAGTAAAGGTGAGGTAGGGAagcttgaaattaaaaaaaaaaaaagcctggacacggtggctcacacctgtaatcccagcactttgggaggacaaggcgggtggatcacttgaggtcaggagtttgagaccatcctggccaacatggtgaaaacctgtctctactataaatacaaaaattagctgggtgtggtggcatgcacctgtagtctcagctacttgggaggctgaggcaggagaatcgtttgaacctgggaggcggaggttgcagtgagccaagatggcaccattgcactccagcctggccagcagagcaagactccacctctcaataaataaataaataaataaataaataaataaataaatgggacagTCCTTTCTGGCTCTCcatcttcttttttaatctgtCTGCCACCTCCatcatgtcacacacacacacatacacacacacatgcgtgcatgtgagctctctctctctctctctctctctctctcacacacacacacacacacacacacagactttcaCACCTACCTGTCCAGGAAcccaacaaacagaaaaaccccaattttttaagggtttttgcCTGAGCATATAGGAAACATCCCATTTTATAGGTTCAGCAGTTGAAGAAAGAAGTTgaaaagaagaagagacagaaaaaaaatggggggagtgtagtcattaaaagaaaaaagcaacaggAAGATCTGGTCTAGACTGACTGAGTCTCACATTTAAAATTAGCAAAGGCTTGTTTTCTCAACCCCCATATTCCCAGCTTTCTGCTTGTAGATTCTGCCTGGTCCATTCCACTTGGAGACTAAATATGGAGGTTTGcggggagaggggtggggaggataTTTTCCTAACCCAAACCACAGGCTGAGAGAATCTACCAAGCCTAAGCACACACTGGCTCCCTCTCCCCAAGGAGCACTGGCCAGGGGAACTGCCCCTTAGAGCTTCTGCTGACCCGAGAGCCCTCCTGAAACAGAAACTCAATCTCTTGTCCATGTGGGCAGTGGGTGCCCAGCAGTCCATGGTAATCAGACTCTAAAACTGAAGGGAAGATGAAGTGATAAACATCCTAGAAATGGGAGGCAACTTGGTATTTGGAATGGGCTTTGGTGTCAACTGTTCTGTTTAGATCCCATCTCTGCCATTCGGGAGCTTCGTGACAGAATGCAAGCTGTCTCACCTCTCAATacctccctttcctcttctgcaaaatgggcatgATTACAGTATCAGCCAACCTGACGGGATTGGCATGGGGACTCATGTTCAGTAAATGGGCCAACACCTGGCATGTACACAGTTAAATGGGTAAGAATTGCTAACTATTAttagtttctttatctttgaatataaaCATTCTAAACATTCTTCAAACAGTATAATTCTTCTGATTGCTGCAAAATAACAGACTGCAGTTTTCAGAGGGTGGGTACATCCTGGCAACGTTGACATCTCAGCCAGGTCAGCTCACCCTGCTTCAGCAGGATTCCAGCCTGTGTGTGCTGTGGCCCTGACCGGGCGGTGACCCACATCGGCAGGTGGAGAAGACTGTCTACCCTGGTCAGAATGTGCTGCCCATTCATTCTGCAAGCATTTACTAAGCACCCTTCCCCTCTCACCCCTGCCACAAATCACCCAAATCCACCTCCTTCTCTTCAAGGAAGAGCACACAGATGGTCCTAGATTCTGGCCTAATTGGACCCACACAGTCACCCCAAAACTAGatattctttggtttattttctaAAGGAGGAAGTGCCAAGAGTCACAGGATGGGGAAAGATGGAACCAGAGTTCTGCCCCACTCTGCTGGGTCCCTCTGGCTGCCATCACCCTTGGATGTATACCTCCTTGGGCACTTGATCccactgccccaccccaccctaatTTAATACTAGGCTAGTAATGTGAAAGTTCTCATGTCTGCTGGGTGTGAGTCTCTGAGGAAACACAGTGTGCTTGCTTTTCAATTagagaatacttttaaaatataagaaaggaaGCATCTCTTgtgttgatttgttttttctttttttgctgggAAGCTGATAGAGAGGAAATATCCAACTAGGActcctagttttgttttgttttgttttgttttgtttttttgagaagaagtcttgctctgttgcccaggctggagtgcagtggcactgtctcagctcactgcaacctccacctcctgggttcaaacaattctcctgcctcagcctcctgattagctgggattacaggcatgtgccaccacacctgtctagttttatatttttagtagagatgggggtttcaccatgttggccaggttggtctcgaactcctgacctcatgatctgccacctcggcctcccaaagtactgggattacagatgtgagctaccgtgTCCAGCCAGActcctagtttttaaaaatgatcttgaAGTCTTCCATGTTGATGGCAGAGGTGAGGTAGGAGCAAGGATTTACCAAGGGTCTCCAGAGTTACTGCAGGAAGAATCATCAGAGAGACTGATAGGAAAACAGCTGGAATAAGGCAGTGTTTGCAAATAAGTCAGCCAGTGTGGGGAGGCTCAGCATTTCAGCGGTCCCTGTAGACAGATGTCCCCATCCTCAAGGGGAGTCTTCTTAGAAAATCTGGTTTGGCAATTTTTTCCTGAACACCTAAGGTATATCGGACAGAATTCTAGGAGCTGGGATGCTGGCTGGAAAAAGGCAGGCTTGGTCCCCGCCCTTAGTAACACACTTCAGTGGGGAATCCAGACAGGGAAGGGGACAATTGCACAAGCTGTGGAAAGCTGTGGAAGAGTCTCTGCTGGGTGTGGGGAGTCCAGGAAGCTACTGGAAGCTGGTGGTGTCCTCACTGAGTATGGAGATGAGAGGAAGCAAGCCAGGCAAGGGGATGGAGGCCAGGAGGGCATCGTAGGCAGAGGAAAGGGCCCACGTGGAGGCTGAAGGAGCAGTAACTGCTGTTCCGAACCTTGCAAGGGGTTCTCCACCATGCTGTGTAGAGCATGAGGGGCAGTGGGGGCAAAAGACGGTGCTGGAAGAGTTGGCAGGGGAGAGTGGGAGAAGGGCCAGAGTTGTCTGGTAGGAAGTTTGGACTTAGTGGTGATGGCCTGGTCTTGGTGAGGGTTGGGGGGCAGGCCAGTGAAAATGCggtagggctgggcgtggtggctcacacatgtaatcccagcactttgggaggcctaggcaggcggatcacctgaggtcggcagtttgagaccagcctgaccaacatggagaaactccatctctactaaagatacaaaatcctagctgggtgtggtggtgcatgcttgtaatcccagctactcgggaggctgaggcaggagaatcacttgaacttgagaggcggaggttgcgtaagtcgagattgtgccattgcactctagcctgggcaataagagcaagactgggtctcaaaaaaaaaaaaaatgtcataggTGCGTGAGTCAGTGGCTATTAAGGAGGAACTTAGAGATTCCTTctgagtggggaggaggaggtagGCAGAAGGCCAGTGCTTGGGTTTCTGTCAACTTGTAGAATGGCAGCTCTGTGCCCTGATGCGGACAGTGCAGAAATCAGGTGGAACCATTTGGGGGTGGGTTCTTCAAAGCTTAATGTGCCTGTGAGGTCTCCTGCTGAGATGTCCTCATGGCTGTTGGGTGAGTCTGGGGTTCAGGAAAGCATGGAGCTGCAAAGGGTCAATTGGAGCTTTACCTGCAAAAAGTGCAGTGGAAATGGGTGAGACGGCCAGGGAGAAGTGGAGACCGGGATGAGGCAGAACACATCTGGGGGATCCAAGTCACACTTACCCTTCACTGTGAGTGGCCTCCCACCTTCATCCCTTCTGGCCTGACACCTGAGCTCCGGCTTCCCTGTGCCCTCGGACGCCGTCCTTCCAGGCATAGCAGAAACAACCCCTCCTGGGCGGATCTTCCCTCCCTGGTCCTCTGAAGTTCTCTGGACACTTCCAGCTGCCTGTCCTGTCCTGAAGTGTCCTagtgcttctctccctcccccgcTCCTGGAGGACAGGGCCAGCGCCTCGCTCATCCTCACTGTGGCTTTGCTGTGGTCAGCCACCATGTCTGGAGTTGGGCGGTTGAGCAAATGAGTTGAAGAAGACTACTGTTGACTCTGCCAGTTCCGCCTCTGTAAGTCAGTAACAAGGCAGGcctgccacttttgtttttcaagttccctttttaaaatcaggCGACACTTCACATGTGCAGAAAAAGTACAGAGAATATGATAGGATTCATGTCCCCACCTTCCAGACTTGACACGCTGCCCAACTCCTCTGCAAGTCACAGCCTGCAGGTGAATATCTAGAATCAAATGGACTTAAGCCAAATGGATTTTCCCACAGAAACCAAGTTATGACACCAACTTGGATCTCTGTAATGgcacctgtattttattttttaatgagaccAGACAGTGCATTTAATCGACAGTACCTTATAAAACCTTCTAAAGAGCATCTCAATCCATCATTTAGGCCCCTAGGCCAGCTACACTGCCTTCCTGGGACAGGAAGCTGTTGTTGAAAAATAGCTGGTAAAGTTGGCAGAACTGTCTTGATAGTCTGTGTTTCATGTTTGATcatcatttcatttataaatgaacttttttctcttataaaagtTATATAGGCACATCAATGAAAATTAGGAAATTCAGataagtcacacacacacacacaaaaaaaacttgaGACTCCCACCTAGAAATAGACACTTCACTTTCAGGATTGTatccttctatttttttgttgtctttttttgtgcatgtgagcttgtgtgtgtaaaagagattgtatgtgtgtatgtgtgtgtgcacgtgtgtgttggATGGCCATATACTCATTCACACATACGCATTCTCTTCAACACACTATGATCATAGAAGCACATGGTTTAGGGatgtgcttttcttctttcactccTACTGTAGAGAGAACACCATGCTCTAACATTATACCTTCTACAAAAGTCTTGCTAAACCTGGAGAGATTTTGGTAGACACTCTGGAAAAGGCTTTTGGAAAGAGTTGGGAGTCTTAAGAAATGGTCTGGGcatcttctgtttttctgttgtctcttaaaatttttccacCACAAGAATAGGAATTAGAGACCAAATCACATTCAGGGCTGGAATCCGTTTCTTTCGATTGGTGCTTCAGCATATCTGCTCATGTGTATTGCTGCTGCTGTCTTGGAATGAGGGGTCCATGGTGGGCAAAGGTCTGAGTACAAAAGAGGGCAGTGTGGATTATCTAGAGAGCAGTGGTAGGCTCACTGCCAGTAATCAGAAGATCTTTGAAAGAAATAGTTTCTGGccacatggtagctcatgcctgtaatcccatcactttgggaggctgaggtgggtggatcgtgaggtcggattgagaccatcttggccaacatagtgaaaccccatctctactaaaaatacaaaaattagctgagcatggtggtgcatgcctgtagtcttagctactggggatgctgaggcaggagaattgctagaacctgggaggcggaggctgcagctagctgagattgctccactgcactccaggctggtgacagagcaagactccatctaaaaaaaaaagaaaaagaaaaagaaaaagaaagaaacaggtttctttcCAATCACCAAAATGTGGAAAGATTTAATAAACCTCCCTCCACCATGTGTTCACACCAGCCCAGTGTTGATTCACTATTAAAAATTCTCTGCTTTTGCCTAGTAGAGCTTTCAATGAATGTTGgtcaagtgaatgaatgaatggtactTCGGATGGCAATACTACTCCTAGACATTGGTTAAGATGCTTTGGCCCTTCAAAATCAATAATGTAGTTTTTTTTACCCAGCATGTGCTCTTAAAAATCTGTTCTATATGTATGAGTTAGGGCCAGTTGTTTTCTAAACAGTTTTGTTTCTGTAGTCAAGTGGGCATAGGAGATTTATATGTAGGAAGTtagtatatacaaacacacaggGTCTGTTTTCATTGACCTATTCATTCACTGGACGAAATTGTTGCAGAAACTATTAGTAACCACTCAGTAAGGGCCCCATATCTTCTTGCAGTTACTGTTAAACATTTGAATCAATACAAAGTAGTGAGAGCAGCAAGATCACAAACCTTCACACACTTCTGCCATGGTCCATTGGTTTTACGTCTTGAACCGCCTGAGAGTGAGGCTGATCTTTGCCTTGGGGCTCTAGATGGCCAGGTTGATGCAGCTTGACACACTTTAGACACCTGAGCACCCCCAGCATGAACACTTACTGCTTGAGCACAAACCCTGTGGCCTCCAACTTAGACAGTGTGACCACGGAAGCCGTGTTCCAGTTTTGATATGTTTGTTATGTAGCATGTCCTTTCCGATCTATGTCACCTTTCAGGGGtcagttttctcctttgtaaaatggcAGGCTTAGAAGAGAAGGCTCAAAAGCCCTTTGCATGTCAGCCCAGGGAAGTGGAAAGACCACAGCTGGGAACTGGCTCTAGCTCTTACCACAAATCTCAGAATTTGTGGTTAGAGAACACCTAAGAATTCCTGCcagacactacactccagcctgggcaacaaagtgagactctgtctcaaaaaaaaaaaaaaaaaaaaaaaagaaagaaaagaaaagaaaaaagcagaaggccgt carries:
- the FFAR4 gene encoding free fatty acid receptor 4 produces the protein MYSECSRAAGDAPLRSLERANRTRFPFFSDFKGDHWLVLTAVETIVLAIIFVVSLLGNVCALVLVARRRRRGATACLMLNLFCADLLFISAIPLVLAVRWTKAWRLGPVACHLLFYMMTLSGSVTILTLAAVSLERMVCIVRLQRGVRGPGRLARAVLLALIWGYSALAALPLCVFFRVLQQRLPGTDQEIPICTLMWPTIPGEISWDVSFVTLNFLVPGLVIVISYSKILQITKASRKRLTVSLAYSEDHQIRVSQQDFRLFRTLFLLMVSFFIMWSPIIITILLILIQNFKQDLVIWPSLFFWVVAFTFANSALNPILYNMTLCRNEWKKIFCCFWFPEKGAILTDTSVKRNDLSIVSN